Part of the Temnothorax longispinosus isolate EJ_2023e chromosome 5, Tlon_JGU_v1, whole genome shotgun sequence genome is shown below.
TTGCAGATTGGCCGGCCGGCATCCCGGAGCTTTGGGAAGTGCTGCAGGATAGGGCTGATATATTGAGTTTGGAAAGAATGTATCGAAGAAGGTGGGACGTTGCTACTAGAACATCGTCTCTCATGGCCACGGACAATATTATGATAACTTTTAAGGCGAAGAATATCAGGAATCTGAAGATTTTTCAACAGGGTGTTAACCTCAGAGTAAGGCCGTTTATTCCGCAAACAAAACAAtgttttaattgctttaagTTCGGTCACACTAAGGTGGCATGTAAAAGCGACACTCGCTGCATTGTGTGTGGAGATAAATCACACGGTAATGCCCAATGTGAAAAAACTATGCGATGTTTCAATTGTCATGGTCCGCATAAATCAACTTTCCGCGGGTGCCCGGTGTACGAGAAaaacaagaatataaataaagttatggcgtttaataatatttctttctacaGTGCGAGAAGGTTGGTGGAGGGAAAATCCCCACCTACAGATAGGCCTATGGACAGCAGGATGGATCCTACTAGCTGGCCGGTGTTACCGCCGCGGAAGACGAAGCCCGCGAAACCGGAAGCACGTGAACCAACACAGCGGAAATTTTCTTATGCTGAGAGTGGTCCCCCGAAAGTTAGAAGCAGAGCAAGGCCTAATTCAGGTGGAATTGGCAACTACTTTGCCCAATTCAATAGCCATGAAGAAGATATTTCTGCGGACAGAAGAGGATTGGCCTTATCTGGTAACCGAGGAGCTTCTTGGTCTCAGGTGGTGCGTCGTGAGGCTGGAGATGATGCGGTGCAGCGGGATACTGCGCCGGGTGAGGTCATCGCGAGCATAATGTCTCTTATTAAGAAAAACCCATCGGCTAGGATAGGCCTGATTGAGGCATTAACGAGGGAGGAGCACGAGGCATCTCTCCCTACACGTGGCGGTGCTGGTAATGGTGCCAAGAAGGATGTGAATATGGAGGATTACCGTAGAAATGGATCGCAGAGCAATAATAGTGAGGGAAGGACTCCCTCCCACAAGAGAGCATAATTCAGGCTTCTACTGTGGAATTGCAGAGGATATCGTAGCTGTAAGGAGGAACTGGCCCGACACGCTTCTGAGTATGACATTGTGATTTTAACAGAAACAAGATGTAAGAGTCCACGAGGTGTTACTCTCTCTAACTTTAAATCTGTGAATAGTGCCAATAGAATGGGTAGTGGTGGTGTATCTGTCTCTCTACGCAATTCTATGGAATTCTCTGAAATCCCGTTACGAGTTGCTTTGCCGGTGGGGTATGATGTTGTGTGTGTCAAGACAAATAACCTATCTTGTAATGTTAACATAGTAGCTGTTTACAGACACCCCTGTGAACCGATGAACAGACATGATTTCAGACCGATTTTTAATGCTATTAGGGGGAATGGCCTGGATACGGTTATTGTGGGAGACTTTAATGCCCATAACACCCTATGGAACTGCCCAACTACTAACGGCAATGGTGACTTGTTACATGAAATTATGGATGAGGAGGAACTGCTGTGCGTGAACGTGGACACTCACTCTCGAAGCGGTGTCAGGGGTCAAAGGGACACTAACCTGGACCTCCTTTTTGGCTCAAGGAAAATTATCGAGGGAGTTTCATACTCGCAGGAACCAGATCCTTGGGGCAGTGATCATCATCCGTTATCTTTTTCGTTTGGAAGCTCCTCTTTGATATATGGTAAGGTTACCAACAG
Proteins encoded:
- the LOC139813016 gene encoding uncharacterized protein isoform X1, with protein sequence MNSPVDPSDINNDKHMPMDTSQCNKRPRSSISEENFDEFAKDCLTLNDRIEIEMFRAGITKKRATFVDQINDEEDSTNLQVLPPPGNETEVDNTNCDRGDPMNCDINNKTSVTKSPVDEDINNNSQYERTPETLGDHVNNSDERRDTDVSLMPRIEKEIYTVSKQGLKKCVNKPEFQRHTEFDEHYEDWPAGIPELWEVLQDRADILSLERMYRRRWDVATRTSSLMATDNIMITFKAKNIRNLKIFQQGVNLRVRPFIPQTKQCFNCFKFGHTKVACKSDTRCIVCGDKSHGNAQCEKTMRCFNCHGPHKSTFRGCPVYEKNKNINKVMAFNNISFYSARRLVEGKSPPTDRPMDSRMDPTSWPVLPPRKTKPAKPEAREPTQRKFSYAESGPPKVRSRARPNSGGIGNYFAQFNSHEEDISADRRGLALSGNRGASWSQVVRREAGDDAVQRDTAPGEVIASIMSLIKKNPSARIGLIEALTREEHEASLPTRGGAGNGAKKDVNMEDYRRNGSQSNNSEGRTPSHKRA